One part of the Solanum dulcamara chromosome 8, daSolDulc1.2, whole genome shotgun sequence genome encodes these proteins:
- the LOC129899007 gene encoding putative pentatricopeptide repeat-containing protein At1g12700, mitochondrial isoform X1, protein MAMLFPFISFFPNSHYASAISGKGKVGLNSSNFDKVKSLDDAVNLFRQMVRMKPLPSLVHFSKLFKNMISMKYYTAVLSLFREMQKLGIPISEFILSGVINSYCLMHRSDYAFSVLPIYLKSGIPFDVVTFTTLIRGIFAENKIKDAVELFKKLVREKICEPNEVMYATVMNGLSKRGHTEKTLSLLRLMEQGNTKPDIYIYNIVIDSLCKDGNCDVAITLLNEMKQRGIPPNIVTYNSIIDGLCRIGQWEKVKILLSEMVNLNIYPNVRSFNILTDGLCKEGKVEDAEEVMKHMVEKGVEPNIITYSAIMDGYCLRGQLDRARRIFDSLVDKGIEPNSFSYSILINGYCKKRKLAEAMQLFCEISQKGSKPDIVTYNTILHGMFEIGRTGDAKQLFIEMVSTGPVPNLCTHHTLLDGYFKYGLVEEAMSLFNKLVGKKENIDIISYNIIINGLCKNGELDKAHAIFEKLYSMGLLPDAITYNTMITGFCLKGLLDEAKDMLRKMEGNNCLPNNVTYNVIMRGYLRCMKINEMVTFMKEMTGRGFSFDATTAKLLVNSISENPSVLDMIPELHAESKK, encoded by the coding sequence ATGGCAATGCTATTCCCTTTTATCTCTTTCTTCCCTAATTCACATTATGCTTCCGCAATTTCAGGAAAGGGTAAAGTTGGGTTAAACAGTAGCAATTTTGACAAAGTAAAGAGTTTAGATGATGCTGTGAATCTCTTCCGTCAAATGGTTAGAATGAAACCTCTTCCTTCACTTGTCCATTTCTCTAAATTGTTTAAGAATATGATAAGTATGAAGTATTACACTGCTGTCCTTTCTCTTTTTCGAGAAATGCAGAAATTGGGTATCCCAATTAGTGAATTCATATTGAGTGGTGTGATTAATAGTTATTGTCTGATGCATCGTTCTGATTATGCATTTTCGGTGTTACCCATTTACTTGAAGAGTGGCATTCCATTTGATGTTGTCACCTTTACCACTCTAATTAGGGGAATCTTTGCTGAAAATAAGATTAAAGATGcagttgaattgttcaaaaaatTGGTGAGAGAGAAGATTTGTGAGCCCAACGAAGTCATGTATGCAACCGTCATGAATGGGCTTAGCAAAAGGGGGCATACTGAGAAGACTTTAAGTTTGCTCCGTTTAATGGAACAAGGGAACACTAAGCCCGACATATATATCTACAACATTGTTATAGATTCCCTTTGCAAAGATGGAAACTGTGATGTTGCTATCACTCTTTTGAACGAGATGAAGCAGAGAGGCATTCCTCCAAACATAGTCACATATAATTCAATAATTGATGGTTTGTGTAGGATTGGTCAGTGGGAAAAGGTTAAGATTTTGTTATCTGAGATGGTGAACCTTAATATTTATCCAAATGTGCGCAGCTTCAATATACTAACAGATGGACTATGCAAAGAAGGGAAAGTTGAAGATGCCGAGGAAGTAATGAAACACATGGTCGAAAAGGGTGTAGAGCCTAATATTATCACCTACAGTGCGATAATGGATGGGTATTGTTTGCGTGGTCAACTAGATAGAGCGAGGAGAATTTTTGATAGCTTGGTAGATAAGGGCATTGAACCTAACAGTTTTAGCTATAGCATACTAATAAATGGATACTGTAAGAAAAGGAAACTCGCCGAGGCCATGCAATTGTTTTGTGAAATTTCTCAAAAGGGATCAAAACCTGATATTGTTACCTACAATACTATCTTGCATGGTATGTTTGAAATTGGAAGAACTGGTGATGCAAAACAATTGTTCATTGAGATGGTATCTACTGGACCAGTACCTAACTTATGCACTCATCACACTTTGCTTGATGGTTATTTTAAGTATGGGCTTGTTGAAGAAGCTATGTCACTCTTTAATAAGTTGgttggaaagaaagaaaatattgatATTATATCTTACAATATTATCATTAATGGATTGTGTAAAAATGGTGAACTCGATAAAGCTCATGCCATTTTTGAGAAGCTTTATTCAATGGGATTGCTTCCGGATGCGATAACATACAATACAATGATAACTGGATTTTGTCTAAAAGGGTTGTTAGATGAAGCTAAAGATATGCTTAGAAAAATGGAGGGGAACAATTGTCTTCCAAACAATGTCACTTACAATGTTATTATGCGAGGATATCTTAGGTGcatgaaaataaatgaaatgGTAACTTTTATGAAGGAAATGACTGGAAGGGGCTTCTCATTTGATGCAACTACAGCAAAGTTACTGGTAAACTCTATAAGTGAGAATCCTTCCGTCCTTGACATGATTCCAGAGCTTCATGCGGAAAGCAAGAAGTGA
- the LOC129899007 gene encoding putative pentatricopeptide repeat-containing protein At1g12700, mitochondrial isoform X2: MAMLFPFISFFPNSHYASAISGKGKVGLNSSNFDKVKSLDDAVNLFRQMVRMKPLPSLVHFSKLFKNMISMKYYTAVLSLFREMQKLGIPISEFILSGVINSYCLMHRSDYAFSVLPIYLKSGIPFDVVTFTTLIRGIFAENKIKDAVELFKKLVREKICEPNEVMYATVMNGLSKRGHTEKTLSLLRLMEQGNTKPDIYIYNIVIDSLCKDGNCDVAITLLNEMKQRGIPPNIVTYNSIIDGLCRIGQWEKVKILLSEMVNLNIYPNVRSFNILTDGLCKEGKVEDAEEVMKHMVEKGVEPNIITYSAIMDGYCLRGQLDRARRIFDSLVDKGIEPNSFSYSILINGYCKKRKLAEAMQLFCEISQKGSKPDIVTYNTILHGMFEIGRTGDAKQLFIEMVSTGPVPNLCTHHTLLDGYFKYGLVEEAMSLFNKLVGKKENIDIISYNIIINGLCKNGELDKAHAIFEKLYSMGLLPDAITYNTMITGFCLKGLLDEAKDMLRKMEGNNCLPNNVTYNVIMRGYLRCMKINEMVTFMKEMTGRGFSFDATTAKLLVNSIRIQCNCGR; this comes from the exons ATGGCAATGCTATTCCCTTTTATCTCTTTCTTCCCTAATTCACATTATGCTTCCGCAATTTCAGGAAAGGGTAAAGTTGGGTTAAACAGTAGCAATTTTGACAAAGTAAAGAGTTTAGATGATGCTGTGAATCTCTTCCGTCAAATGGTTAGAATGAAACCTCTTCCTTCACTTGTCCATTTCTCTAAATTGTTTAAGAATATGATAAGTATGAAGTATTACACTGCTGTCCTTTCTCTTTTTCGAGAAATGCAGAAATTGGGTATCCCAATTAGTGAATTCATATTGAGTGGTGTGATTAATAGTTATTGTCTGATGCATCGTTCTGATTATGCATTTTCGGTGTTACCCATTTACTTGAAGAGTGGCATTCCATTTGATGTTGTCACCTTTACCACTCTAATTAGGGGAATCTTTGCTGAAAATAAGATTAAAGATGcagttgaattgttcaaaaaatTGGTGAGAGAGAAGATTTGTGAGCCCAACGAAGTCATGTATGCAACCGTCATGAATGGGCTTAGCAAAAGGGGGCATACTGAGAAGACTTTAAGTTTGCTCCGTTTAATGGAACAAGGGAACACTAAGCCCGACATATATATCTACAACATTGTTATAGATTCCCTTTGCAAAGATGGAAACTGTGATGTTGCTATCACTCTTTTGAACGAGATGAAGCAGAGAGGCATTCCTCCAAACATAGTCACATATAATTCAATAATTGATGGTTTGTGTAGGATTGGTCAGTGGGAAAAGGTTAAGATTTTGTTATCTGAGATGGTGAACCTTAATATTTATCCAAATGTGCGCAGCTTCAATATACTAACAGATGGACTATGCAAAGAAGGGAAAGTTGAAGATGCCGAGGAAGTAATGAAACACATGGTCGAAAAGGGTGTAGAGCCTAATATTATCACCTACAGTGCGATAATGGATGGGTATTGTTTGCGTGGTCAACTAGATAGAGCGAGGAGAATTTTTGATAGCTTGGTAGATAAGGGCATTGAACCTAACAGTTTTAGCTATAGCATACTAATAAATGGATACTGTAAGAAAAGGAAACTCGCCGAGGCCATGCAATTGTTTTGTGAAATTTCTCAAAAGGGATCAAAACCTGATATTGTTACCTACAATACTATCTTGCATGGTATGTTTGAAATTGGAAGAACTGGTGATGCAAAACAATTGTTCATTGAGATGGTATCTACTGGACCAGTACCTAACTTATGCACTCATCACACTTTGCTTGATGGTTATTTTAAGTATGGGCTTGTTGAAGAAGCTATGTCACTCTTTAATAAGTTGgttggaaagaaagaaaatattgatATTATATCTTACAATATTATCATTAATGGATTGTGTAAAAATGGTGAACTCGATAAAGCTCATGCCATTTTTGAGAAGCTTTATTCAATGGGATTGCTTCCGGATGCGATAACATACAATACAATGATAACTGGATTTTGTCTAAAAGGGTTGTTAGATGAAGCTAAAGATATGCTTAGAAAAATGGAGGGGAACAATTGTCTTCCAAACAATGTCACTTACAATGTTATTATGCGAGGATATCTTAGGTGcatgaaaataaatgaaatgGTAACTTTTATGAAGGAAATGACTGGAAGGGGCTTCTCATTTGATGCAACTACAGCAAAGTTACTGGTAAACTCTATAA GAATCCAATGCAATTGTGGaagatga
- the LOC129899007 gene encoding putative pentatricopeptide repeat-containing protein At1g12700, mitochondrial isoform X3: protein MAMLFPFISFFPNSHYASAISGKGKVGLNSSNFDKVKSLDDAVNLFRQMVRMKPLPSLVHFSKLFKNMISMKYYTAVLSLFREMQKLGIPISEFILSGVINSYCLMHRSDYAFSVLPIYLKSGIPFDVVTFTTLIRGIFAENKIKDAVELFKKLVREKICEPNEVMYATVMNGLSKRGHTEKTLSLLRLMEQGNTKPDIYIYNIVIDSLCKDGNCDVAITLLNEMKQRGIPPNIVTYNSIIDGLCRIGQWEKVKILLSEMVNLNIYPNVRSFNILTDGLCKEGKVEDAEEVMKHMVEKGVEPNIITYSAIMDGYCLRGQLDRARRIFDSLVDKGIEPNSFSYSILINGYCKKRKLAEAMQLFCEISQKGSKPDIVTYNTILHGMFEIGRTGDAKQLFIEMVSTGPVPNLCTHHTLLDGYFKYGLVEEAMSLFNKLVGKKENIDIISYNIIINGLCKNGELDKAHAIFEKLYSMGLLPDAITYNTMITGFCLKGLLDEAKDMLRKMEGNNCLPNNVTYNVIMRGYLRCMKINEMVTFMKEMTGRGFSFDATTAKLLESNAIVEDEK from the exons ATGGCAATGCTATTCCCTTTTATCTCTTTCTTCCCTAATTCACATTATGCTTCCGCAATTTCAGGAAAGGGTAAAGTTGGGTTAAACAGTAGCAATTTTGACAAAGTAAAGAGTTTAGATGATGCTGTGAATCTCTTCCGTCAAATGGTTAGAATGAAACCTCTTCCTTCACTTGTCCATTTCTCTAAATTGTTTAAGAATATGATAAGTATGAAGTATTACACTGCTGTCCTTTCTCTTTTTCGAGAAATGCAGAAATTGGGTATCCCAATTAGTGAATTCATATTGAGTGGTGTGATTAATAGTTATTGTCTGATGCATCGTTCTGATTATGCATTTTCGGTGTTACCCATTTACTTGAAGAGTGGCATTCCATTTGATGTTGTCACCTTTACCACTCTAATTAGGGGAATCTTTGCTGAAAATAAGATTAAAGATGcagttgaattgttcaaaaaatTGGTGAGAGAGAAGATTTGTGAGCCCAACGAAGTCATGTATGCAACCGTCATGAATGGGCTTAGCAAAAGGGGGCATACTGAGAAGACTTTAAGTTTGCTCCGTTTAATGGAACAAGGGAACACTAAGCCCGACATATATATCTACAACATTGTTATAGATTCCCTTTGCAAAGATGGAAACTGTGATGTTGCTATCACTCTTTTGAACGAGATGAAGCAGAGAGGCATTCCTCCAAACATAGTCACATATAATTCAATAATTGATGGTTTGTGTAGGATTGGTCAGTGGGAAAAGGTTAAGATTTTGTTATCTGAGATGGTGAACCTTAATATTTATCCAAATGTGCGCAGCTTCAATATACTAACAGATGGACTATGCAAAGAAGGGAAAGTTGAAGATGCCGAGGAAGTAATGAAACACATGGTCGAAAAGGGTGTAGAGCCTAATATTATCACCTACAGTGCGATAATGGATGGGTATTGTTTGCGTGGTCAACTAGATAGAGCGAGGAGAATTTTTGATAGCTTGGTAGATAAGGGCATTGAACCTAACAGTTTTAGCTATAGCATACTAATAAATGGATACTGTAAGAAAAGGAAACTCGCCGAGGCCATGCAATTGTTTTGTGAAATTTCTCAAAAGGGATCAAAACCTGATATTGTTACCTACAATACTATCTTGCATGGTATGTTTGAAATTGGAAGAACTGGTGATGCAAAACAATTGTTCATTGAGATGGTATCTACTGGACCAGTACCTAACTTATGCACTCATCACACTTTGCTTGATGGTTATTTTAAGTATGGGCTTGTTGAAGAAGCTATGTCACTCTTTAATAAGTTGgttggaaagaaagaaaatattgatATTATATCTTACAATATTATCATTAATGGATTGTGTAAAAATGGTGAACTCGATAAAGCTCATGCCATTTTTGAGAAGCTTTATTCAATGGGATTGCTTCCGGATGCGATAACATACAATACAATGATAACTGGATTTTGTCTAAAAGGGTTGTTAGATGAAGCTAAAGATATGCTTAGAAAAATGGAGGGGAACAATTGTCTTCCAAACAATGTCACTTACAATGTTATTATGCGAGGATATCTTAGGTGcatgaaaataaatgaaatgGTAACTTTTATGAAGGAAATGACTGGAAGGGGCTTCTCATTTGATGCAACTACAGCAAAGTTACTG GAATCCAATGCAATTGTGGaagatgaaaaatga